From the Thiohalospira halophila DSM 15071 genome, the window ATCCCCTCTCATCCGGTGGTACTGTTCAATTTTTCGCCATCTTGTCCCGATGGCTGGTCTCAACTCTAGCACGAACACCGGCAGGGGAAAGCACACCGACGACACGATGGGGGGTCTTCTCTCGAAGTTTCTGCCCGCGAGGGAACGACGGGATGATCAGAGCCCCGACCCGGAACCCGGGGAAGAGGCCCCGGGCGCCGGAACAGTGGGCCGGTTCTGCGAACTCGAGGTCCCCGCGGGCGCGGGGACGAGGGGTCGGGCAGGGACTAGGCGTTCAGGGTGCAGATGGCGCGCGGCTCCTCCAGCTTGAGCACCGCGCTCTCGCTGACGTAGAGCTGGTGATGGATGCCGTCGTTGCCGGAGTAGCCGACCATGACATCCTGGCCGAGGATGATCCGGCCCACGTGGGGATCGACCACTACCGCGCCCTCGATGGGCGCCTTGAAGACCCCCAGCTCGCAGAGCCGCTTGAGGTGCTCCAGCTGGAGCATGTCGGTGCCGTCGTAGCGGCGGAAGAGGTTGTTGTAGAGCTTCGGCGAGACCGCCAGGGCGTAGGGGCCGTGGAAGCCGGCCGTCTCCAGCTTCTCCACCGCGGCGAGGACGTCCTTCAGGGCCTGCTCCACCTTGGACCAGTCGCCCACCTTGGCGGTGTTACGGTCGGCGGCGGTCATCAGCCCCTCCAGGCCGAACTTGGGCTCGCCCTGGTAGATGAACTCCTCTTCCCGCGCGGCGACGGCCTCGGCGGCATCCTCCACCGGGGCGAGGTCCAGGGGCTGGCCCATGCCCTGGTGGGCCTCCAGCCGCCGGGCGGAGAGGCCGCACTCCTTGCGGATCATGGGCACCGAGATGGCCTGGCTGGCCACCGCCCCGGCCTCGCCCTCGGCGGGCTCGCGGCAGTAGTGGTTGGCGCCCACCTCCACGGAGGTCAGACCCACGCCATAGGGGCCCTCCAGGTCCAGGAAGCGGCGGGCGGTGAGCCGATCGGTGGCGGCACTGGCGGCCGCGGCGTCGATGCGCTCCCAGAGGTCACCGGGGATGGAGGACTGGTGGCGATTGAGGTAGTGCATTACGACTCTCCCTTCAGCGAACCGATGGTGGACCCACCCGCGGAGGACTCGTCCTCACCGGCCTCGCCGCCCATGGCGGCCTCCTCGACCTCGGTGACCGGGACGCTGGTAAAGAGGTAGGTGCGCAGGTTCTCGGCCATGTCGGCGTCGTTACGGCGCAGCCACTCCAGGACCATGGCCGCGTGCTCCATCTCCTCGCGCATGTTGTGCAGAAGGATCTCCCGCAGCTCGCTGTCACTGCAGCCGTCGGCGCGCTGGCGGTACCAGTCCACCGCCTCCAGCTCCTCCTGCAGGGAGACCAGGGCGCGGTGCATGTCCAGGGTCTTGCTGCTGAGTTGATCCAGGGATTCGTGCAGGGCTTGGCTCGCTCCGGCCATGGGGTTCTCCTTGTTGCCGTGGTGGTCCGCCGGGAGCCGGCGGCAATTTAGACTGAGTTCAAATTACCCCTTTAGTGGGGAGTATAGTCCACACACACGGCTTTCAACCCCGTACCGGTGACAGGGGTCCGGGGTCGGTGGGATCAGTCCCCGACGCGCCCCTCGGCGAAGTCGATCATGCGCTGGGTGGAGCGCAGGGCAGCCTCGCGCACATCCGGGTCCACGTGGATCTCGTTGGCCCCGCGCTCCAGGGTGTCGGCGAGGTTGCGCAGGCCGTTCATGGCCATCCAGGGGCAGTGGGCGCAGCTGCGGCAGGTGGCGCCGGCGCCGGCGGTGGGTGCCTCCAGCAGGGTCTTGTCCGGCACCGCCTGCTGCATCTTGTAGAAGATGCCGTTGTCGGTAGCGACGATGAGCTCGGTCTCCGGACGCTCCTTCGCCGCCCGGATGAGCTGGGTGGTGGAGCCCACCTCGTCGGCCATGGCGATGACCTCCTCCGGCGACTCCGGATGGACCAGGATGGCCGCCCCGGGGTGCTCGGCCTTGAGTTCGCCCAGCTGCT encodes:
- a CDS encoding family 1 encapsulin nanocompartment shell protein; translation: MHYLNRHQSSIPGDLWERIDAAAASAATDRLTARRFLDLEGPYGVGLTSVEVGANHYCREPAEGEAGAVASQAISVPMIRKECGLSARRLEAHQGMGQPLDLAPVEDAAEAVAAREEEFIYQGEPKFGLEGLMTAADRNTAKVGDWSKVEQALKDVLAAVEKLETAGFHGPYALAVSPKLYNNLFRRYDGTDMLQLEHLKRLCELGVFKAPIEGAVVVDPHVGRIILGQDVMVGYSGNDGIHHQLYVSESAVLKLEEPRAICTLNA
- a CDS encoding encapsulin-associated ferritin-like protein translates to MAGASQALHESLDQLSSKTLDMHRALVSLQEELEAVDWYRQRADGCSDSELREILLHNMREEMEHAAMVLEWLRRNDADMAENLRTYLFTSVPVTEVEEAAMGGEAGEDESSAGGSTIGSLKGES